A single genomic interval of Oleidesulfovibrio alaskensis DSM 16109 harbors:
- the pyrR gene encoding bifunctional pyr operon transcriptional regulator/uracil phosphoribosyltransferase PyrR, protein MQKKCILSAQDIARTLERLACEVLERHGDADNLALVGIQRRGVDIAGRLRGLLSARLGREVALGSLDINLYRDDWTSLDTQPMINRTELPFAVDDARIVLVDDVLYTGRTIRSALEAILDYGRPERVELLVLVDRGHRELPIHADYVGKSLTTGRDEQVNVLVSERDGDDAVMLLRR, encoded by the coding sequence ATGCAGAAAAAGTGCATTCTTTCGGCACAGGACATAGCCAGAACGCTTGAGCGGCTGGCCTGTGAGGTACTTGAACGCCACGGAGACGCGGACAATCTTGCTCTGGTGGGCATCCAGCGCCGCGGGGTGGACATAGCGGGCAGACTGCGTGGTCTTTTGTCCGCCCGGCTGGGCAGAGAGGTTGCTCTGGGCAGTCTGGATATCAATCTTTACCGGGATGACTGGACCAGTCTTGACACCCAGCCCATGATCAACCGCACGGAGCTGCCTTTTGCCGTGGATGACGCCCGGATAGTGCTGGTGGACGATGTGCTCTATACAGGCAGAACCATCCGTTCCGCACTTGAAGCTATTCTTGATTACGGTCGGCCGGAGAGGGTCGAGCTGCTGGTTCTGGTGGACAGAGGGCATAGAGAGCTGCCTATACATGCTGATTATGTGGGCAAGTCACTCACAACAGGCAGGGACGAGCAGGTCAATGTCCTTGTGTCGGAGCGTGACGGCGACGATGCTGTGATGCTGTTGCGCCGCTAG
- a CDS encoding IscA/HesB family protein, with the protein MITLQESAGKELDAYFTDKEKSPIRIYLAPGGCSGPRLALALDEPGEADTTEDAGGYTFIMNTGLFEQVGNVTIDLTCSGFTLTPEIPLPGGGGCSGCGSSSSCCS; encoded by the coding sequence ATGATCACACTGCAGGAAAGCGCCGGCAAAGAGCTGGACGCCTATTTCACCGACAAAGAAAAATCTCCCATCCGCATTTACCTCGCCCCCGGCGGCTGCAGCGGTCCCCGTCTGGCGCTGGCGCTGGATGAACCCGGTGAAGCCGACACGACGGAAGACGCAGGTGGATATACCTTTATCATGAACACCGGACTGTTTGAGCAGGTAGGTAACGTAACCATCGACCTGACATGCAGCGGGTTCACCCTGACTCCCGAAATTCCCCTGCCGGGCGGCGGCGGGTGCAGCGGCTGCGGTAGTTCCAGCAGTTGCTGCAGCTAA